The following are encoded in a window of Longibacter salinarum genomic DNA:
- a CDS encoding AMP-dependent synthetase/ligase, which translates to MPAQVDFDTIPQLFTRLCDRYDGQERTILRYKERGEGWIDISWESLRDRVESLAGFLHREGVRKGDRVALLSENRPEWAMTDLATQLIGGVNVSIYTSLPPAKVAYILRDSGAKFVVVSVPVQRKKVEEIMDECPDLEGVIVMSDLPDDPPSNMTHWDDALEVGRTYWTENAAELEPIAESVQPDDTSALIYTSGTTGEPKGVVLTNRNFCSNVKAALKVVPFDEDDHHLSFLPLCHAFERTAGYTAVMSAGATISYAESIEAVSQNLQEVNPTVMISVPRMFEKMYNLVSKQATSGSAIKEKVFNWAVSAGRKYAEAADNGNAGPLLKAQRAMANRFVFSKLHEKLGGNLKFAVSGGAALPKEIGKFFQAAGVTIIEGYGLTETAPVMAVNPLDAPRYGTVGHILPGVTVAIQDIEDGSIIGQVSGDDYPTDLTTREGEIVTKGPNVMKQYWKLPEETRAAFDPEGWYHTGDVGKFDDGYLQITDRIKHMIVSRGGKNIYPGPLEDEFKTLAWVDQIMIVGEDRPFLTALVVPDFESLRMAARDQGIDESKYTNDELIEMDGVRKLFDQAFRKYNRDAAAHEKIRNFHLIAEPFTVEDGALTPTLKLKRRVIVARYDEEIDAMYAKFER; encoded by the coding sequence ATGCCCGCACAGGTTGATTTCGATACCATCCCGCAGCTCTTCACGCGACTCTGTGACCGTTACGACGGCCAGGAACGCACCATCCTCAGATACAAAGAACGAGGAGAGGGATGGATTGACATTTCGTGGGAGTCTCTGCGCGACCGAGTCGAGTCGCTGGCCGGCTTTCTTCACAGGGAAGGTGTTCGGAAAGGAGATCGCGTCGCGCTGCTGTCGGAAAATCGCCCGGAGTGGGCCATGACCGACCTCGCGACGCAGCTTATTGGCGGGGTCAACGTGTCGATCTACACGTCGTTGCCGCCGGCGAAGGTGGCCTACATCCTCCGGGACAGCGGCGCCAAGTTCGTGGTCGTTTCCGTCCCCGTGCAGCGGAAGAAGGTCGAGGAAATCATGGACGAGTGTCCCGATCTCGAAGGGGTGATCGTCATGAGCGACCTGCCGGACGATCCGCCGTCGAACATGACGCACTGGGATGATGCGCTCGAGGTCGGTCGGACGTACTGGACCGAGAACGCGGCGGAGCTGGAGCCCATCGCCGAGTCTGTGCAGCCCGATGACACGAGCGCGCTTATTTACACGAGCGGCACGACGGGCGAGCCGAAGGGCGTGGTGCTGACGAACCGTAACTTCTGCTCGAACGTGAAGGCGGCACTCAAGGTCGTTCCGTTCGACGAGGACGACCACCACCTGTCGTTTCTTCCTCTTTGCCATGCGTTCGAACGGACGGCCGGGTACACGGCGGTCATGTCGGCGGGCGCGACGATCAGCTATGCCGAGAGCATCGAGGCCGTCAGTCAGAACCTGCAGGAGGTAAACCCCACGGTGATGATCTCTGTGCCGCGGATGTTCGAGAAGATGTACAACCTGGTTTCGAAGCAGGCGACGAGCGGGAGCGCGATCAAAGAAAAGGTGTTCAACTGGGCCGTGAGCGCCGGCCGCAAATACGCAGAAGCTGCAGATAATGGGAATGCAGGGCCGCTCCTCAAAGCCCAGCGCGCGATGGCCAACCGGTTTGTGTTTTCCAAACTGCACGAGAAGCTGGGCGGAAACTTGAAATTTGCTGTTTCCGGTGGAGCCGCGCTGCCGAAGGAGATCGGCAAGTTCTTCCAGGCCGCCGGGGTTACGATTATCGAGGGCTACGGTCTGACCGAAACCGCTCCGGTGATGGCGGTAAACCCGCTCGATGCTCCGCGGTACGGCACCGTTGGTCACATCCTGCCCGGCGTGACGGTCGCGATTCAGGACATCGAAGACGGGAGCATCATCGGCCAGGTGTCTGGCGACGATTATCCCACGGATCTGACGACCCGAGAGGGCGAGATCGTGACGAAGGGCCCGAACGTCATGAAGCAGTACTGGAAGTTGCCGGAGGAAACGCGGGCAGCCTTCGATCCGGAGGGCTGGTACCACACCGGCGACGTCGGGAAGTTTGACGACGGCTACCTGCAGATTACGGATCGCATCAAGCACATGATCGTCTCACGGGGCGGAAAGAACATTTACCCCGGTCCGCTCGAGGATGAGTTCAAAACGCTCGCGTGGGTCGACCAGATCATGATCGTTGGAGAAGATCGACCGTTTCTCACGGCGCTCGTCGTGCCGGACTTCGAGTCGCTTCGGATGGCCGCGCGCGATCAGGGCATCGACGAGTCGAAGTACACGAACGACGAGTTGATCGAAATGGATGGCGTTCGAAAGCTCTTCGACCAGGCGTTTCGCAAATACAATCGCGACGCAGCGGCTCACGAGAAAATCCGTAACTTCCACCTGATCGCTGAGCCCTTCACGGTCGAAGACGGCGCGCTGACCCCGACGCTGAAGCTGAAGCGACGCGTCATCGTGGCTCGATACGACGAGGAGATTGACGCGATGTATGCGAAGTTTGAACGATAG
- a CDS encoding ECF-type sigma factor has product MAGSEFDEKPDSEDENSNDDSFDAEEPLPEVDVTQLLHRARDGSDTAREELFRLTYDELRRIARRELRRRHSGGTLSVTSVVNRAYLRLVDGDEGQIGEYANRLHFFGTAARAMRSAIIDYARYKTRQKRGGEEPDLALEDVLSPEAEDQPLETLLTVESALQRLEAMDEDLARVVELIFFGGMLQREVAELEGVDVRTVQRRWRKSKLILREFLDAEGASS; this is encoded by the coding sequence ATGGCTGGTTCTGAGTTCGACGAGAAGCCCGATTCTGAAGATGAGAACAGCAACGACGATTCGTTCGATGCAGAGGAGCCGCTTCCAGAAGTCGACGTAACGCAACTGCTTCATCGCGCGAGGGACGGTAGCGACACCGCCCGCGAAGAACTATTTCGGCTGACGTACGACGAGCTGCGTCGGATCGCCCGCCGGGAGCTGCGGCGTCGCCACTCTGGCGGCACGCTCTCGGTCACGTCGGTTGTCAACCGCGCCTACCTCCGGCTCGTAGACGGGGACGAAGGCCAGATTGGTGAGTACGCGAACCGGCTTCATTTCTTCGGCACGGCGGCCCGGGCGATGCGGTCGGCGATTATCGACTACGCGCGCTACAAGACGCGGCAGAAGCGCGGCGGAGAAGAGCCGGATCTGGCGCTCGAGGACGTGCTGTCGCCGGAGGCGGAGGATCAGCCGCTCGAAACGCTGCTCACGGTCGAATCTGCGCTGCAGCGCCTGGAGGCCATGGACGAGGATCTGGCCCGTGTCGTCGAGCTCATTTTCTTCGGCGGCATGCTGCAGCGGGAGGTTGCCGAGCTTGAAGGGGTGGACGTTCGGACCGTTCAGCGCCGTTGGCGGAAATCGAAGCTCATCCTGCGCGAATTTCTGGACGCCGAGGGAGCGTCCTCGTAA
- a CDS encoding serine/threonine-protein kinase, which yields MQDLTQNEWREAMALLDDVLDMEPSEQRDAVASSDVPEKVREAVARMLANESSEADVLDRGAFDLISPVVEEDDHFDDTAVRALETLSSGGRKLPPRPSDLERGMVVGPYRVEKLIGRGGMGEVYLAERDDGTYQQKVALKLVRVQGLRGGEIEARFQRERQILATLRHENIARLLDGGVTDRGRPYLVMEYVDGKTITTYADDNGLTIDERLQLFEQACRAVQFAHRRAIIHRDLKPSNLIVEEQPVGGDGEEGAVRPTVKLLDFGIAKLLEVDDTEEPLTREDERLMTPEYAAPEQISGAAVTTATDIYQLGTLMYEMLTGERPFYKATEGKSGRSRIRAAEDAILQTDPENPSRVLTRNSETVERTHGTDAELLIGSVRGDLDAIARKALRKDPDGRYGSVGEMLDDLKHYREGRPVEARRGTWTYRTKKFLRRNRTPVFIGAAIAVLIAGFVVSLMIQTDRLETALADVRAESERRAEVQDMFTSILDVAEPSAEYRDTLTVRDMLNRSAEQARQQFQGYPRLKAWTYTRLASYEHNLGEYDRAIAFGDSAVAMYDSLYAYAVEDRFAIAKEYARALGAAAVSRQELGQRDEALELRKRSVEIISNRSTPTSRASAFGDWFESSVSKKDVLISEIEVRLAYLVVLEKVDRERARAQVDTINVLIQKFKDAGGSDQNETLLREYSILAGYYLDEGKYEVADSLFSKTLAFREERYGHVSQEVEMILNNMIPMYVRKGNDQKAYETASQALKISEQIYGESHPSLRPTLNHVGNALVNLDRYEDAVPYFREALKISVSEFGESHEHTLDARLRLANVYSSIGQNEKAASMLKNVLQERISEHGRRSLKATYVRLNLAATLQKADRFEAAAAQHQIVLRSVRGMYPDEITDGTVQKLEYRRVARPYLVALNFYSDLLENMGRERERCQIMTEYDRIFHDSEIGTQMYGKDAGAEIRSVLQMCDQSLIP from the coding sequence ATGCAAGACCTCACGCAGAATGAATGGCGCGAGGCGATGGCGCTGCTCGACGACGTCCTCGACATGGAGCCATCGGAGCAACGCGACGCCGTGGCGTCGTCTGACGTCCCCGAGAAGGTTCGAGAGGCGGTCGCGCGTATGCTTGCAAACGAGTCGTCGGAGGCGGACGTCCTGGATCGCGGAGCGTTCGATCTCATTTCTCCGGTGGTGGAGGAGGATGACCACTTCGACGATACGGCCGTGCGAGCGCTCGAAACGCTCAGTTCGGGTGGGAGAAAATTGCCGCCGCGGCCGAGCGACCTCGAGCGGGGCATGGTGGTCGGTCCGTACCGCGTCGAAAAGCTGATTGGACGAGGCGGGATGGGCGAGGTCTATCTCGCAGAGCGCGACGACGGGACCTACCAGCAGAAGGTCGCGCTCAAGCTGGTGCGGGTCCAGGGGCTTCGCGGCGGCGAGATCGAGGCGCGGTTCCAACGCGAGCGGCAGATTCTGGCAACCCTTCGTCACGAGAACATCGCTCGCCTGCTCGACGGCGGCGTGACGGATCGGGGGCGGCCGTATCTGGTGATGGAGTACGTCGATGGTAAGACGATCACGACGTACGCCGACGACAACGGTCTGACGATCGATGAACGCCTCCAGCTGTTCGAGCAGGCCTGCAGGGCAGTCCAGTTTGCGCATCGCCGTGCGATCATTCACCGCGACCTGAAGCCGTCGAACCTGATCGTCGAAGAGCAGCCGGTCGGTGGTGACGGCGAAGAAGGGGCCGTGCGCCCGACGGTGAAGCTGCTCGACTTCGGCATCGCGAAGCTGCTGGAAGTTGACGATACCGAGGAGCCGCTTACCCGCGAAGATGAGCGGCTGATGACGCCGGAGTACGCGGCGCCCGAGCAGATCTCCGGTGCGGCCGTGACGACGGCGACGGACATCTACCAACTGGGCACGCTCATGTACGAGATGCTCACGGGTGAGCGTCCGTTCTACAAGGCGACGGAGGGGAAGTCCGGTCGCTCCCGGATTCGGGCGGCCGAAGACGCCATTCTACAGACCGACCCGGAGAACCCCAGTCGCGTGCTGACGCGCAATTCCGAAACGGTCGAGCGCACGCACGGGACGGACGCCGAACTCCTGATCGGGAGTGTACGCGGGGATCTCGATGCGATCGCGAGGAAGGCGCTTCGGAAAGACCCAGACGGCCGGTATGGCTCCGTTGGCGAAATGCTGGACGACCTGAAGCACTATCGCGAGGGGCGTCCGGTGGAGGCGCGGCGCGGGACGTGGACGTATCGCACGAAGAAGTTTTTACGCCGCAATCGAACGCCAGTCTTCATCGGAGCGGCCATTGCCGTGCTCATTGCCGGGTTCGTCGTCTCGCTGATGATCCAGACGGATCGCCTGGAGACGGCGCTTGCGGATGTGCGGGCAGAGTCCGAGCGGCGCGCGGAGGTGCAGGACATGTTCACCTCAATCCTCGACGTCGCGGAGCCGAGCGCGGAATATCGGGATACGCTGACGGTTCGCGACATGCTGAACCGAAGCGCCGAGCAAGCACGACAGCAGTTCCAGGGGTACCCGAGGCTCAAGGCGTGGACGTATACACGTCTCGCATCGTACGAGCACAACCTCGGGGAATATGATCGGGCGATCGCGTTCGGGGATTCAGCTGTGGCGATGTACGATTCGCTGTATGCGTATGCGGTGGAAGACCGATTCGCAATCGCGAAGGAGTACGCCAGGGCACTTGGAGCCGCCGCAGTTTCTCGTCAAGAACTTGGCCAGCGAGACGAGGCACTGGAGCTTCGGAAGAGATCTGTAGAGATTATCAGCAATAGGTCGACGCCGACATCCCGTGCAAGCGCCTTCGGGGACTGGTTCGAGTCTTCGGTTTCGAAAAAAGACGTTTTGATTTCCGAAATCGAAGTCCGACTTGCTTATCTCGTTGTATTAGAAAAGGTGGACCGTGAACGAGCGCGTGCGCAGGTTGACACGATTAATGTACTGATCCAAAAGTTCAAAGACGCCGGCGGTTCGGACCAGAATGAGACTTTGCTGCGCGAATACAGCATACTCGCCGGGTATTATCTCGACGAGGGGAAATATGAGGTCGCCGATTCACTGTTTTCGAAAACGCTCGCGTTCAGGGAAGAGCGGTATGGGCACGTATCTCAGGAGGTAGAGATGATCTTGAACAATATGATCCCGATGTATGTCCGTAAGGGGAATGACCAGAAGGCGTACGAGACCGCGAGTCAGGCATTGAAAATTAGCGAACAAATTTATGGAGAGAGCCACCCGTCGCTACGTCCCACGTTAAATCATGTTGGGAATGCTCTCGTCAATCTGGACCGATACGAAGATGCCGTGCCCTATTTCCGGGAGGCGCTCAAGATTAGCGTCTCCGAGTTTGGGGAAAGTCATGAACACACTCTGGATGCACGGCTCCGATTAGCCAACGTATACAGCTCAATTGGGCAGAACGAGAAGGCCGCCTCTATGCTGAAAAATGTCCTTCAGGAGCGTATCTCGGAACACGGACGTAGATCGTTGAAGGCCACCTACGTGCGCTTAAATCTTGCGGCGACCCTACAGAAGGCGGATCGGTTCGAAGCGGCTGCAGCACAACATCAGATCGTTCTTCGATCGGTCCGTGGGATGTATCCGGACGAGATCACGGACGGTACCGTCCAAAAATTGGAGTATCGTCGGGTCGCCCGACCGTATCTTGTGGCCTTAAACTTCTATTCTGATTTACTTGAGAACATGGGTCGTGAGCGAGAACGGTGCCAGATCATGACCGAATATGATCGAATCTTCCATGACTCGGAAATTGGTACACAGATGTACGGCAAAGACGCCGGTGCTGAGATACGATCGGTTTTGCAAATGTGTGATCAATCATTGATCCCATAA
- a CDS encoding dihydrofolate reductase → MPEIVLIAAVAEENRVIGRDLDLPWHLPEDLKRFKRLTTGYPLILGRKTFQSIVHQFGGPLPNRRMIVLTRKGLDEDYEEVETYSSLDRALESVDGENTVFIGGGEAIYRQFLPHADRLELTLVEGEYDGDTYFPEYEHLIGDVFEATEVDERDGYRFVTFERT, encoded by the coding sequence GTGCCCGAAATCGTCCTTATTGCCGCCGTCGCCGAAGAGAACCGTGTGATCGGTCGAGATCTCGATCTTCCCTGGCACCTCCCGGAAGATCTGAAGCGGTTCAAGCGGCTCACGACGGGGTACCCGCTCATCCTCGGTCGGAAAACCTTTCAGTCCATCGTCCATCAGTTCGGCGGACCGCTCCCGAACCGCCGGATGATCGTCCTTACGCGCAAGGGACTCGACGAGGACTACGAAGAGGTGGAAACGTATTCGTCGCTCGACCGGGCGCTCGAATCTGTGGATGGCGAAAACACCGTGTTCATCGGCGGCGGAGAGGCCATCTACCGCCAGTTCCTCCCGCACGCGGACCGGCTCGAGTTGACGCTCGTAGAGGGCGAATATGACGGCGACACGTACTTCCCGGAGTACGAGCACCTCATCGGCGACGTCTTCGAAGCGACCGAGGTGGACGAACGCGACGGCTACCGCTTCGTGACGTTCGAGCGAACGTAG
- a CDS encoding amidase, with protein MPNVDLLSSSPTSRPPTATDLAHSIRNGEMSATKALEDTLKRIQLRNSQLNAVVTLNETGARRRAEEADEALRRGTVWGPLHGVPITVKDQFSTEGLRTTYGLPSHQNWVPEHDAVMVARLKRAGAIIVGKTNLPFAAYDWQCWHPFFGRTHNPWAQGYTPGGSSGGSAASLAAGFVPLELGADVGGSIRLPAHFCGVCGLRPSDGLLPTDGMMPSDRPMTVKNIVVPGPMARSVEDLQLGLHVLRTPIDTPLEPPHRPSSPDPASLNIAVTDMLGGVPADADTQRVLRNVEHRLTEAGANVRSVACPIDMDEALIVWGRIQGYELSRGLPWVFRDTPGRHIIWNGVIRFLFGFLASYLVAGAKLSKREYQEALQHRDDLRAELDSFLETVDAWITPTASIPSFPHCRTGRSLEIDGESVPYALPFAYHLPALAVTGHPIVTLPAGFTQKGNEPQRPIGVQVHGRYRHDDAVLATAHALETVIGTD; from the coding sequence ATGCCGAACGTGGACCTTCTCTCCTCTTCCCCGACATCCCGCCCGCCGACGGCCACCGACCTCGCCCACAGCATCCGAAACGGGGAGATGTCGGCAACCAAAGCGCTCGAGGACACGCTGAAGCGGATCCAACTGCGAAACTCGCAGCTGAACGCGGTCGTCACGCTCAACGAAACCGGAGCACGCCGCCGGGCGGAGGAGGCCGACGAGGCCCTTCGACGCGGAACGGTTTGGGGCCCGCTGCACGGTGTGCCGATCACGGTCAAGGATCAGTTCAGCACCGAGGGCCTGCGCACGACCTACGGCCTGCCGTCCCACCAGAACTGGGTGCCCGAGCACGACGCCGTCATGGTGGCCCGGCTGAAGCGGGCCGGAGCGATTATCGTCGGGAAGACGAACCTGCCGTTCGCCGCGTACGACTGGCAGTGCTGGCATCCGTTCTTCGGGCGCACGCACAATCCCTGGGCGCAGGGCTATACGCCCGGCGGCAGCAGCGGAGGGTCTGCCGCGAGCCTGGCGGCGGGCTTCGTCCCGCTCGAACTCGGCGCGGACGTCGGCGGCTCCATTCGACTCCCGGCCCACTTCTGCGGCGTCTGCGGCCTTCGCCCATCCGACGGACTGCTTCCCACCGATGGGATGATGCCGAGCGACCGGCCGATGACGGTGAAAAACATCGTCGTCCCCGGACCGATGGCGAGGAGTGTCGAAGATCTCCAGCTTGGCCTCCACGTCCTCCGCACGCCGATAGACACTCCGCTCGAACCGCCCCACCGGCCGTCTTCCCCCGACCCCGCCAGCCTCAACATTGCCGTCACGGACATGCTCGGCGGTGTACCGGCCGACGCCGATACGCAGCGCGTGCTCCGAAACGTGGAGCACCGTCTTACTGAGGCAGGTGCGAACGTGCGGTCGGTCGCCTGCCCGATCGACATGGACGAAGCTCTGATCGTCTGGGGCCGAATCCAAGGGTACGAGTTGTCGCGCGGCCTGCCCTGGGTCTTTCGGGATACGCCCGGACGCCATATCATCTGGAACGGGGTCATTCGCTTCCTCTTCGGCTTCCTCGCGTCGTACCTCGTCGCGGGCGCGAAGCTCAGCAAGCGGGAGTACCAGGAAGCGTTGCAACACCGAGACGACCTTCGCGCTGAACTCGATTCGTTCCTCGAAACCGTCGATGCCTGGATCACGCCGACGGCGTCCATTCCCTCGTTTCCGCACTGCCGCACGGGCCGCTCCCTGGAGATCGACGGCGAATCGGTCCCGTACGCACTCCCCTTCGCCTATCATCTCCCCGCTCTCGCGGTCACCGGCCACCCGATCGTCACGCTACCCGCCGGCTTTACGCAGAAAGGGAACGAGCCGCAGCGTCCCATCGGGGTCCAGGTCCACGGCCGCTACCGCCACGACGACGCTGTTCTCGCAACGGCGCACGCGCTGGAAACCGTGATCGGCACCGATTGA
- a CDS encoding DUF6429 family protein, producing MEYDGDKVDDVMLALLWLTAFDEEIGDDVIQTRAWKKMAHRHMDRLHEKGWIEDPRGKNKSVVFTAEGRKRSHDLFEQLFGDRSPGSR from the coding sequence ATGGAGTATGACGGCGATAAAGTGGATGATGTGATGCTCGCCCTTCTCTGGCTCACCGCGTTCGACGAAGAGATCGGCGACGACGTAATCCAGACGCGCGCGTGGAAGAAAATGGCCCATCGCCACATGGACCGGCTTCACGAGAAAGGATGGATTGAAGATCCACGCGGTAAGAACAAATCCGTCGTCTTCACCGCGGAGGGGCGGAAACGTTCGCATGACCTCTTCGAACAACTCTTCGGGGATCGTTCGCCTGGCTCCCGCTGA
- the thyA gene encoding thymidylate synthase, protein MEQYIDYLRDILENGTEHADRTETGTLRVFGRQLRFDLNAGFPLITTKRVWMHGVATELCWFLSGGTNIRPLLEQGVSIWTDWPLKRYRDVTGDDISQDDFEQRIIEDEVFASKWGELGPVYGKQWRHFEGPDGYVDQIATLVERLRESPGSRRHLVSAWHPAQTNRMALPPCHYAFQCFVEGEPGDGRLSLMWQQRSVDSFLGLPFNIASYALLTHMLAQQADLTPHQLIFNGGDCHIYTNHLDVVHEQLERTPHPLPTLNLTPRDSIFDYTIDDITIANYEHHPALRAPIAV, encoded by the coding sequence ATGGAGCAATACATCGATTACCTTCGCGACATCCTGGAGAACGGCACCGAGCACGCCGACCGCACGGAAACGGGCACGCTGCGCGTGTTCGGACGGCAACTTCGGTTTGATCTCAACGCCGGCTTTCCGCTCATCACGACGAAGCGGGTGTGGATGCACGGCGTGGCGACGGAGCTCTGCTGGTTCCTGTCCGGCGGCACGAACATCCGGCCGCTGCTCGAGCAAGGCGTCTCCATCTGGACAGACTGGCCGCTCAAGCGATATCGCGATGTCACGGGGGACGACATCTCGCAGGACGACTTCGAACAGCGGATCATTGAGGACGAGGTCTTCGCCAGCAAGTGGGGCGAGCTCGGGCCGGTGTACGGAAAGCAGTGGCGCCACTTCGAGGGACCAGACGGATACGTCGACCAGATCGCTACGCTCGTGGAGCGGCTCCGGGAGAGCCCGGGATCGCGCCGCCACCTCGTCTCGGCATGGCATCCGGCCCAAACGAATCGGATGGCGCTCCCGCCCTGCCACTACGCCTTTCAGTGCTTCGTCGAGGGCGAGCCGGGCGACGGCCGCCTTTCGCTGATGTGGCAGCAACGGTCCGTCGACTCCTTCCTCGGGCTCCCGTTCAACATCGCGAGCTATGCGCTGCTCACGCACATGCTGGCCCAGCAGGCCGATCTGACGCCGCACCAGCTCATTTTCAACGGCGGCGATTGCCATATCTACACGAACCACCTGGATGTCGTCCACGAACAGCTCGAACGGACGCCGCACCCGCTCCCGACCTTGAACCTGACGCCGCGCGACTCGATCTTCGACTACACGATCGACGACATCACCATCGCGAATTACGAACACCATCCTGCACTCCGCGCGCCAATCGCTGTGTAG